In Oncorhynchus kisutch isolate 150728-3 linkage group LG7, Okis_V2, whole genome shotgun sequence, one DNA window encodes the following:
- the slc25a47b gene encoding solute carrier family 25 member 47-B isoform X3 codes for MHLADFVAGSIGGAFGVAVGYPLDTVKVRIQTQRRFTGVWQCIHTTWKTEGVNGFYRGMSMPVTTVSISSSVVFGVYRNVLQCLHQLRSTSTGLDFLPAKLDFFLSGLSGGVAQVSVMAPADIVKVRMQCQMVHQGLDAQQPKYRGPMHCLLTIAREEGFLGLYKGAGALALRDGPSFATYFTIYHVICEQLSPPENTQPEWNVVLLAGGLSGMCGWCIGTPMDVIKSRLQVDGMGKRRYTGFFHCIAQSIRTEGPGVLFKGLGLNCIRAFPVNMSVFAMYEVVVRLLRPKT; via the exons ATGCATTTGGCAGATTTCGTTGCTGGTTCCATTGGAG GAGCCTTTGGAGTGGCTGTGGGGTATCCTTTGGACACAGTGAAG GTGAGAATACAGACACAAAGGAGATTCACAGGAGTTTGGCAATGTATTCATACTACATGGAAGACAGAAGGG GTGAATGGATTCTACAGGGGCATGTCCATGCCAGTCACCACTGTGTCCATCAGCTCCTCTGTAGTGTTTGGTGTCTACAGGAATGTCCTGCAGTGTTTACATCAACTACGATCCACCTCCACAGGTTTGGATTTTCTGCCAGCCAAACTGGACTTCTTCTTGTCCGGGTTGTCAGGAGGTGTTGCCCAG GTATCTGTAATGGCACCAGCTGACATAGTAAAAGTACGGATGCAGTGTCAGATGGTACACCAAGGCTTGGACGCTCAGCAACCCAAGTATCGCGGCCCAATGCACTGTCTGCTGACCATCGCTCGTGAAGAGGGCTTCCTCGGACTGTACAAGGGAGCTGGTGCCCTCGCCCTGCGAGACGGCCCCTCTTTTGCCACCTACTTCACTATTTACCACGTTATCTGTGAGCAGCTATCTCCACCTGAGAACACCCAGCCAG agtggaATGTGGTTCTGCTTGCTGGTGGACTGTCAGGGATGTGTGGCTGGTGCATAGGGACACCCATGGACGTGATCAAATCCCGTCTGCAGGTGGACGGTATGGGCAAGAGGAGATACACAGGTTTCTTCCACTGCATCGCACAGAGCATACGCACTGAGGGGCCGGGTGTTCTCTTCAAAGGCCTGGGCCTCAATTGCATACGGGCCTTCCCTGTCAACATGTCCGTGTTCGCCATGTACGAGGTGGTTGTGCGCCTCCTCCGACCGAAAACTTGA
- the slc25a47b gene encoding solute carrier family 25 member 47-B isoform X1, with protein MHLADFVAGSIGGAFGVAVGYPLDTVKVRIQTQRRFTGVWQCIHTTWKTEGVNGFYRGMSMPVTTVSISSSVVFGVYRNVLQCLHQLRSTSTGLDFLPAKLDFFLSGLSGGVAQVSVMAPADIVKVRMQCQMVHQGLDAQQPKYRGPMHCLLTIAREEGFLGLYKGAGALALRDGPSFATYFTIYHVICEQLSPPENTQPGKHTAPENTQHLGTPSQVNTQHLGTPSQVNTQHLGTPSQVNTQHLGTPSQVNTQHLGTPSQVNTQHLGTPSQVDTQHLRTPSQVDTQHLRTPSQVNTQHLRTPSQVNTQHLRIPIQVDTQHLRTPSQVDTQHLGTPSQVDTKQLGTPSQVNTQHLGTPSQVNIPSLCKNLQKRMLLYLVCFCPLKCTWLLLQLVIMIQDNLVLIIWCLPPPPPRVECGSACWWTVRDVWLVHRDTHGRDQIPSAGGRYGQEEIHRFLPLHRTEHTH; from the exons ATGCATTTGGCAGATTTCGTTGCTGGTTCCATTGGAG GAGCCTTTGGAGTGGCTGTGGGGTATCCTTTGGACACAGTGAAG GTGAGAATACAGACACAAAGGAGATTCACAGGAGTTTGGCAATGTATTCATACTACATGGAAGACAGAAGGG GTGAATGGATTCTACAGGGGCATGTCCATGCCAGTCACCACTGTGTCCATCAGCTCCTCTGTAGTGTTTGGTGTCTACAGGAATGTCCTGCAGTGTTTACATCAACTACGATCCACCTCCACAGGTTTGGATTTTCTGCCAGCCAAACTGGACTTCTTCTTGTCCGGGTTGTCAGGAGGTGTTGCCCAG GTATCTGTAATGGCACCAGCTGACATAGTAAAAGTACGGATGCAGTGTCAGATGGTACACCAAGGCTTGGACGCTCAGCAACCCAAGTATCGCGGCCCAATGCACTGTCTGCTGACCATCGCTCGTGAAGAGGGCTTCCTCGGACTGTACAAGGGAGCTGGTGCCCTCGCCCTGCGAGACGGCCCCTCTTTTGCCACCTACTTCACTATTTACCACGTTATCTGTGAGCAGCTATCTCCACCTGAGAACACCCAGCCAGGTAAACACACAGCACCTGAGAACACCCAGCACCTGGGAACACCCAGCCAGGTAAACACACAGCACCTGGGAACACCCAGCCAGGTAAACACACAGCACCTGGGAACACCCAGCCAGGTAAACACACAGCACCTGGGAACACCCAGCCAGGTAAACACACAGCACCTGGGAACACCCAGCCAGGTAAACACACAGCACCTGGGAACACCCAGCCAGGTAGACACACAGCACCTGAGAACACCCAGCCAGGTAGACACACAGCACCTGAGAACACCCAGCCAGGTAAACACACAGCACCTGAGAACACCCAGCCAGGTAAACACACAGCACCTGAGAATACCCATCCAGGTAGACACACAGCACCTGAGAACACCCAGCCAGGTAGACACACAGCACCTGGGAACACCCAGCCAGGTAGACACAAAGCAACTGGGAACACCCAGCCAGGTAAACACACAGCACCTGGGAACACCCAGCCAGGTAAACATACCTTCACTCTGTAAGAATCTTCAGAAGCGTATGCTTCTGTATCTCGTATGCTTCTGTCCTCTTAAGTGTACATGGTTGCTTTTGCAATTGGTCATCATGATTCAGGATAATTTAGTGTTGATTATCtggtgtctccccccccccccccccagagtggaATGTGGTTCTGCTTGCTGGTGGACTGTCAGGGATGTGTGGCTGGTGCATAGGGACACCCATGGACGTGATCAAATCCCGTCTGCAGGTGGACGGTATGGGCAAGAGGAGATACACAGGTTTCTTCCACTGCATCGCACAGAGCATACGCACTGA
- the slc25a47b gene encoding solute carrier family 25 member 47-B isoform X2 gives MHLADFVAGSIGGAFGVAVGYPLDTVKVRIQTQRRFTGVWQCIHTTWKTEGVNGFYRGMSMPVTTVSISSSVVFGVYRNVLQCLHQLRSTSTGLDFLPAKLDFFLSGLSGGVAQVSVMAPADIVKVRMQCQMVHQGLDAQQPKYRGPMHCLLTIAREEGFLGLYKGAGALALRDGPSFATYFTIYHVICEQLSPPENTQPGKHTAPENTQHLGTPSQVNTQHLGTPSQVNTQHLGTPSQVNTQHLGTPSQVNTQHLGTPSQVNTQHLGTPSQVDTQHLRTPSQVDTQHLRTPSQSGMWFCLLVDCQGCVAGA, from the exons ATGCATTTGGCAGATTTCGTTGCTGGTTCCATTGGAG GAGCCTTTGGAGTGGCTGTGGGGTATCCTTTGGACACAGTGAAG GTGAGAATACAGACACAAAGGAGATTCACAGGAGTTTGGCAATGTATTCATACTACATGGAAGACAGAAGGG GTGAATGGATTCTACAGGGGCATGTCCATGCCAGTCACCACTGTGTCCATCAGCTCCTCTGTAGTGTTTGGTGTCTACAGGAATGTCCTGCAGTGTTTACATCAACTACGATCCACCTCCACAGGTTTGGATTTTCTGCCAGCCAAACTGGACTTCTTCTTGTCCGGGTTGTCAGGAGGTGTTGCCCAG GTATCTGTAATGGCACCAGCTGACATAGTAAAAGTACGGATGCAGTGTCAGATGGTACACCAAGGCTTGGACGCTCAGCAACCCAAGTATCGCGGCCCAATGCACTGTCTGCTGACCATCGCTCGTGAAGAGGGCTTCCTCGGACTGTACAAGGGAGCTGGTGCCCTCGCCCTGCGAGACGGCCCCTCTTTTGCCACCTACTTCACTATTTACCACGTTATCTGTGAGCAGCTATCTCCACCTGAGAACACCCAGCCAGGTAAACACACAGCACCTGAGAACACCCAGCACCTGGGAACACCCAGCCAGGTAAACACACAGCACCTGGGAACACCCAGCCAGGTAAACACACAGCACCTGGGAACACCCAGCCAGGTAAACACACAGCACCTGGGAACACCCAGCCAGGTAAACACACAGCACCTGGGAACACCCAGCCAGGTAAACACACAGCACCTGGGAACACCCAGCCAGGTAGACACACAGCACCTGAGAACACCCAGCCAGGTAGACACACAGCACCTGAGAACACCCAGCCAG agtggaATGTGGTTCTGCTTGCTGGTGGACTGTCAGGGATGTGTGGCTGGTGCATAG
- the wars1 gene encoding tryptophan--tRNA ligase, cytoplasmic, producing the protein MTDCLGDGAGDMTPMDLYEKLTSQGDTVRTLKTEKAAKADIDAAVQLLLKLKVDYKQVTGQDYKTGCPPSECVVSQDNGPAADGEDMVDPWNVSTTNAKGVDYDKLIVRFGSSKIDQELVDRIERVSGQKAHRFLRRGIFFSHRDMHQVLDAYEKNKSFYLYTGRGPSSDALHMGHLIPFIFTKWLQDTFDIPLVIQLTDDEKYLWKDLSLEDCHRYTMENAKDIIACGFDINKTFIFSDLDYMGASPDFYRNVVKVQKHVTFNQVKGIFGFGDSDCIGKIAFPAIQAAPSFSSSFPQIFKGRKDVQCLIPCAIDQDPYFRMTRDVAPRIGYPKPALLHSTFFPALQGAQTKMSASDANSSIFLTDTPKQIKNKVNKHAFSGGKDTVEEHRKYGGNPDVDVSFMYLTFFLEDDEQLEKIRQDYASGALLTGELKKRLIETLQPMITSHQERRKQVTEETVKQFMTPRPLNYSF; encoded by the exons ATGACAGACTGTCTGGGAGACGGGGCTGGGGATATGACCCCAATGGACCTATATGAGAAACTAACATCACAAGGAGACACAGTCCGAACTCTGAAAACTGAAAAGGCTGCAAAA GCTGATATTGACGCTGCTGTACAGTTGCTGCTGAAGCTAAAAGTGGACTACAAGCAGGTAACAGGTCAGGACTACAAGACTGGATGTCCACCCTCAGAATGCGTTGTTTCACAAGACAATGGGCCAGCTGCAGATGGGGAGGACATGGTCGACCCCTGGAACGTCTCCACCACCAACGCCAAAGGAGTGGACTACGACAAGCTGATAG TGAGGTTTGGCAGTAGCAAGATTGACCAAGAGCTGGTGGACAGAATAGAGAGAGTCTCGGGACAGAAGGCACACCGGTTTTTACGCAGAGGAATCTTCTTCTCTCACAG AGATATGCACCAGGTTCTGGACGCGTATGAGAAGAACAAGTCTTTCTACCTCTACACGGGCAGAGGACCCTCCTCAGATGCCTTGCACATGGGCCACCTCATCCCTTTCATCTTTACAAA ATGGCTGCAGGACACGTTTGACATCCCGCTGGTGATCCAGCTTACGGATGATGAGAAATACCTGTGGAAGGACCTGTCCCTAGAGGACTGTCACCGTTACACTATGGAGAACGCCAAGGACATCATCGCCTGCGGCTTCGACATCAACAAGACCTTCATCTTCTCTGATCTGGACTACATGGG GGCGTCCCCAGACTTCTACCGGAATGTGGTGAAAGTACAGAAGCATGTGACTTTCAACCAGGTCAAAGGCATTTTTGGATTTGGCGACAGTGACTGCATCG GAAAGATTGCCTTCCCCGCCATCCAGGCCGCTCCGTCGTTCAGTAGCTCTTTCCCTCAGATCTTCAAGGGCAGAAAAGATGTCCAGTGTCTCATTCCCTGTGCCATAGACCAG GACCCTTACTtccggatgaccagggatgtggcCCCCAGGATCGGCTACCCCAAGCCTGCCCTGTTGCACTCTACCTTCTTTCCAGCGCTGCAGGGGGCCCAGACCAAGATGTCCGCCAGTGACGCCAACTCCTCCATCTTCCTCACAGACACGCCCAAGCAGATCAAAAATAAG GTGAACAAGCACGCCTTCTCCGGGGGGAAAGACACGGTAGAGGAGCACAGGAAATATGGCGGCAACCCCGATGTGGACGTGTCCTTTATGTACCTGACCTTCTTCCTGGAGGACGACGAGCAGCTGGAGAAAATCCGacag GACTACGCCAGTGGAGCCCTGCTAACCGGTGAGCTGAAGAAGCGTCTGATAGAGACCCTGCAGCCAATGATCACATCCCATCAGGAGAGACGCAAGCAGGTCACAGAAGAGACAGTCAAGCAGTTCATGACCCCGAGACCTCTAAATTACAGTTTCTAG